From the Leptotrichia sp. oral taxon 221 genome, one window contains:
- a CDS encoding polymer-forming cytoskeletal protein, protein MGLFDNAKKVKERNGEVMASSSVTSEDDDLNGVSVISMETSIKGTIETNSMFQIEGVLEGDIKAGSLVHVGTEGRVKGNITAKSVLIEGEVSGDIVADKVEIGSKGKVRSNITSLTLVIQEGGMFEGSKKMKVALVKDEPKVEVLEDKEL, encoded by the coding sequence ATGGGATTGTTTGATAATGCAAAAAAAGTGAAAGAAAGAAATGGAGAGGTTATGGCTTCAAGTTCTGTTACTTCAGAAGACGATGATTTAAATGGAGTGAGTGTAATATCAATGGAAACTTCAATAAAAGGAACAATTGAGACAAATTCAATGTTTCAAATTGAAGGAGTTTTAGAAGGTGATATTAAAGCTGGAAGTTTAGTTCATGTAGGAACAGAAGGAAGAGTTAAAGGGAATATTACAGCAAAGTCAGTTCTTATCGAAGGAGAAGTTTCTGGAGATATAGTTGCTGATAAAGTTGAAATTGGTTCAAAAGGAAAAGTTCGATCGAATATTACTTCATTAACATTAGTTATTCAGGAAGGTGGAATGTTTGAAGGAAGTAAGAAAATGAAGGTCGCTTTAGTTAAGGATGAGCCAAAAGTAGAAGTTTTAGAAGATAAAGAATTATAA
- a CDS encoding ABC transporter permease yields the protein MDILYLLKQTIIIAPPILITSVGACISEKSGVVNIGLEGIMLSGAFATAVVNISTSNPYLGIIAGIFVGILISLIHAFISINLKGNQIISGVAINLFAAATTSYLIKAIYKTAGSTPNAVNAKGDPSLANQMLMIVVVYGLAIAMYFLLYKTVLGLRIRSVGEHPLAADTVGISVYKIRYISVLLSGALGGLGGAYLTAVLLPSFSNNMSAGRGYIAMAAMIFGKWNPLGAILASLLFAFGQVFADMAKATRMPIPQEFLTMIPYILTLLALVGFVGKSRAPKASGLPYEK from the coding sequence ATGGATATATTATATTTATTGAAACAGACGATAATTATTGCACCTCCAATTTTAATAACATCTGTTGGAGCGTGTATTTCTGAAAAAAGTGGAGTTGTTAATATTGGTCTTGAAGGAATTATGTTAAGTGGAGCATTTGCAACAGCAGTCGTAAATATTTCCACTAGTAATCCATATTTAGGAATAATTGCTGGAATATTTGTAGGAATTTTAATTTCATTGATTCATGCGTTTATTAGTATTAATTTAAAAGGAAATCAAATTATAAGTGGGGTAGCAATTAATTTGTTTGCAGCAGCGACAACATCGTATTTGATAAAGGCAATTTATAAAACGGCTGGAAGCACACCAAATGCAGTAAATGCAAAAGGTGATCCATCTCTTGCTAATCAAATGTTAATGATAGTTGTAGTTTATGGACTTGCAATTGCAATGTATTTCTTATTGTATAAAACTGTTTTAGGATTGAGAATTCGTTCGGTTGGGGAACATCCATTGGCAGCAGATACAGTTGGGATAAGTGTTTATAAAATTAGATACATTAGTGTGCTTTTATCAGGAGCATTAGGTGGGCTTGGAGGAGCTTACTTAACAGCTGTGTTACTTCCGTCATTTTCAAATAATATGTCGGCAGGAAGAGGATATATTGCGATGGCAGCGATGATTTTTGGAAAATGGAATCCTCTAGGTGCAATTTTGGCGAGTCTATTATTTGCGTTTGGACAAGTGTTTGCAGATATGGCAAAAGCTACAAGAATGCCAATACCACAAGAATTTTTGACAATGATACCATATATTTTAACTTTGTTAGCATTGGTTGGATTTGTAGGAAAATCAAGAGCACCAAAAGCATCTGGATTGCCATATGAGAAATAA
- a CDS encoding ABC transporter permease, whose product MNKQKLKEFIPSILAVVIAMIIGGIIMMTRGVNPFLAYGDMMKAAFYQASPRSPFLSGLAKTLFTSTPLIFSALAAMVAFKAGLFNIGAQGQMIAGGLAATFWAVTFKNYFLGNFVVVIIVAIIAGFLWAGIAGILRSKFGVSEVISTIMLNYIIFEFQNFLLNGPLKDPASQNTQSPRVFVGSRLPLMFAKITKQNLNLGFIIAILTIVGVYYFFKYFKKGYEIKAVGNSETVSENAGINPRNMMFLAMGIAGACAGLGGAERVLGGSAQFVYTDRIMGDYGFTGLAVALLGKNNPFGILVASIFYAALEVGGQMLQQRYQIDKEIVSIIQALIIIFVASENLFKFLVKKKEK is encoded by the coding sequence ATTAATAAACAAAAACTAAAAGAATTTATTCCGTCGATATTAGCAGTAGTTATTGCGATGATTATAGGTGGGATAATAATGATGACAAGAGGAGTTAATCCGTTTCTTGCTTATGGAGATATGATGAAAGCAGCATTTTATCAAGCTTCACCACGTTCACCATTTTTAAGTGGATTAGCAAAAACTTTATTTACTTCGACACCACTGATATTTTCAGCATTGGCTGCGATGGTAGCTTTTAAAGCAGGATTATTCAATATTGGAGCTCAAGGTCAAATGATTGCTGGAGGATTAGCAGCGACATTTTGGGCAGTAACTTTTAAAAATTATTTTTTAGGAAACTTTGTTGTAGTAATTATAGTTGCAATAATAGCTGGTTTCTTGTGGGCTGGAATAGCTGGAATTTTGAGATCAAAATTTGGAGTAAGTGAAGTAATCAGTACGATAATGTTAAATTACATAATTTTTGAATTTCAAAACTTTTTATTGAATGGACCATTAAAAGATCCAGCATCACAAAATACACAATCTCCAAGAGTTTTTGTAGGTTCGAGATTGCCATTAATGTTTGCTAAAATTACAAAACAAAACTTGAATTTAGGTTTTATAATAGCAATTTTAACAATAGTTGGAGTGTACTATTTCTTTAAATATTTTAAAAAAGGATATGAAATCAAAGCTGTAGGAAATAGCGAAACAGTTTCTGAAAATGCAGGAATTAATCCTAGAAATATGATGTTTTTAGCAATGGGTATTGCTGGAGCGTGTGCAGGACTTGGAGGGGCTGAAAGAGTATTAGGAGGTTCAGCACAATTCGTTTACACAGATAGAATTATGGGAGACTATGGATTTACAGGATTAGCAGTTGCATTGTTAGGAAAAAATAATCCATTTGGAATATTGGTTGCATCAATATTTTATGCGGCACTTGAAGTTGGAGGACAAATGTTACAACAAAGATATCAAATTGATAAAGAGATTGTGTCGATTATACAAGCATTGATTATTATTTTTGTAGCATCAGAAAATTTATTTAAATTCTTAGTTAAGAAAAAAGAAAAATAG
- a CDS encoding ABC transporter ATP-binding protein has product MSDYILEMKNIRKEFLGGKIVANDDITLKIKKGEIHAIVGENGAGKSTLMKILNGLYSPTSGEIFYKGEKTTISTPTVAANLGIGMVYQHFMLVDTLTVAENMVLGFEPRQCGVFFDLKTARKKVKEVSERYGLNIDPDAKVSDLSVGIQQRIEILKILFKGAELLIFDEPSAVLTPQEVKELYEIMRNLIKEGKTIVFISHKLQEVLDLSDNITVIRRGKDVGNLKTSEATKEKIANLMVGRVVLFEVERPDVKLGEPVVKVKDLVVKNESNIEKVKGVSFEIREGEVLGIAGVEGNGQTELIEALAGLMKVESGTYEIAGQELENRTPKIVKEKGLAHIPENRHKRATIDDFTVEENMALGLQDQYSKGALLDYGLIEKKTKEYIDKYDIRPQDGKIKFGGLSGGNQQKVVVARELERENKFIIAAQPTRGVDIGAIEMIHNTILHEKTKKKAIMVVSAELSEIMALSDRIAVMYSGKIVGILDRKDATTEKIGILMAGGKLND; this is encoded by the coding sequence ATGAGTGACTATATTTTAGAGATGAAAAATATAAGGAAAGAGTTTTTAGGTGGGAAAATAGTTGCGAATGATGATATTACTCTGAAGATAAAAAAGGGTGAGATCCATGCAATTGTTGGAGAAAATGGTGCAGGAAAATCTACACTGATGAAAATACTAAACGGTCTTTATTCACCAACATCAGGAGAAATTTTCTATAAAGGTGAAAAAACGACAATATCGACACCTACAGTAGCTGCAAACCTTGGGATAGGAATGGTTTATCAGCATTTTATGTTGGTGGACACATTGACTGTAGCGGAAAATATGGTGTTAGGGTTTGAACCTAGACAATGTGGGGTTTTCTTTGATTTGAAAACTGCTAGAAAAAAGGTAAAAGAAGTTTCAGAAAGATATGGATTGAATATTGATCCAGATGCGAAAGTTTCAGATTTATCAGTTGGGATTCAACAAAGAATTGAAATTTTAAAAATATTATTTAAAGGTGCGGAATTATTGATATTTGATGAACCAAGTGCAGTTTTGACACCTCAAGAAGTAAAAGAATTATATGAAATTATGAGAAACCTTATAAAAGAAGGGAAAACAATTGTATTCATATCACATAAATTGCAGGAAGTATTGGACTTGTCAGATAATATTACTGTTATTAGAAGAGGAAAAGATGTTGGGAATTTGAAAACTTCAGAAGCGACTAAAGAGAAAATTGCTAACTTGATGGTTGGAAGAGTTGTATTATTTGAAGTTGAGAGACCTGATGTGAAATTAGGAGAACCTGTTGTAAAAGTTAAAGATTTAGTTGTAAAAAATGAGAGTAATATTGAGAAAGTTAAAGGAGTTTCATTTGAGATTCGAGAAGGAGAAGTGTTGGGAATCGCTGGGGTAGAAGGTAATGGACAAACTGAGTTGATTGAGGCACTTGCTGGATTAATGAAAGTTGAAAGTGGGACGTATGAAATTGCAGGACAGGAATTAGAGAATAGAACACCGAAAATTGTTAAAGAGAAAGGGTTGGCTCATATTCCTGAAAATAGACATAAAAGAGCTACAATCGATGATTTTACTGTGGAAGAAAATATGGCATTAGGATTACAAGATCAGTATTCTAAAGGGGCTTTATTGGATTATGGATTGATTGAGAAAAAAACAAAGGAATATATAGATAAATACGATATTAGACCACAAGATGGAAAAATAAAATTTGGTGGATTATCGGGTGGTAACCAACAAAAAGTTGTGGTTGCGAGAGAACTTGAGAGAGAAAATAAATTTATTATTGCAGCTCAGCCAACTAGAGGAGTTGATATAGGAGCTATTGAGATGATTCATAATACTATTTTGCATGAGAAAACTAAGAAAAAGGCAATTATGGTAGTGTCAGCTGAACTTTCGGAAATTATGGCATTGAGTGATAGAATAGCAGTTATGTATTCTGGAAAAATTGTAGGAATTTTGGATAGAAAAGATGCAACGACAGAAAAAATAGGAATATTGATGGCAGGAGGAAAATTAAATGATTAA
- the uvrC gene encoding excinuclease ABC subunit UvrC — protein MMEEIKSPIKNHDIPIDPGVYLMKNERNKIIYVGKAKNLRNRVSSYFSNIKSHNSKTLELVKNIRDIEFFICKTEVEALILENNLIKKYKPKYNILLKDEKTYPYIKFTKEMFPKVEIVRSTKRLNENAEYFGPYPMGIFFAMKSLLKIFPVRDCNRNMEKVTKPCLKYHMKTCPGPCMYKDISEEYMINVNNFKNFLKGHSSEVLEVLENRMKKFSEEMEFERAIIEREKLSSLKRMLETQIIEYSKEIDEDVFVFEEKRENVFLCVLNIREGKVINKNHLIISMERGHEENLFERLMTLYYEKRNIPKNIICDVRFEKNQELLKEWAKLEKHKEIKFHFPKIQSRREKLLEMGYLNLREEVEKFYRRKRNIQEGLRNLRKELRLKSLPYRIECFDISNIQGKDAVAAMTVAIDGEITPKEYRHFKITVKDTPDDFLMMREALTRRYSKLSIKELPNLILIDGGKGQLGVAVDVLENLGKIEYTDIIGIAKREEEIFKSYESEPYIFDKKDETLKILQRLRDEAHRFGITHHRKLRSKRNIKSALDDINGIGPKRKKELIKKFGTVKRIREAELEELMEVVPENIAIAIKEEL, from the coding sequence ATGATGGAAGAAATAAAATCACCCATAAAAAATCATGACATACCAATTGATCCAGGCGTATATTTGATGAAAAATGAGCGAAATAAAATAATTTATGTTGGAAAGGCTAAAAATCTTCGAAATAGAGTTTCTTCATATTTTTCAAATATAAAATCACATAATTCAAAAACTTTAGAATTGGTAAAAAATATAAGGGATATTGAGTTTTTTATTTGTAAAACAGAAGTTGAAGCATTAATTTTAGAAAATAATTTAATAAAAAAGTATAAACCTAAATATAATATTTTGTTGAAGGATGAAAAAACGTATCCGTATATTAAATTTACGAAGGAGATGTTTCCAAAAGTGGAAATAGTGCGAAGTACGAAGAGATTGAATGAAAATGCAGAGTATTTTGGACCTTATCCGATGGGAATTTTTTTCGCAATGAAATCACTTTTGAAAATATTTCCAGTGAGAGATTGTAATAGAAATATGGAAAAGGTAACTAAACCTTGCTTAAAATATCATATGAAAACATGTCCAGGACCTTGTATGTATAAGGATATTTCAGAGGAATATATGATTAATGTTAATAATTTTAAGAATTTTTTAAAGGGACATTCTTCAGAAGTTTTAGAAGTATTGGAAAATAGAATGAAAAAGTTTAGTGAAGAAATGGAATTCGAGAGGGCAATCATTGAGAGAGAAAAATTGTCATCACTGAAAAGAATGTTGGAAACACAAATTATTGAGTATAGTAAGGAAATTGATGAGGATGTGTTTGTATTTGAAGAGAAGAGAGAAAATGTGTTTTTATGTGTTTTGAACATTAGAGAAGGTAAGGTTATAAATAAAAATCATCTTATAATTTCGATGGAAAGAGGTCATGAGGAAAATTTATTCGAGAGATTGATGACGTTGTATTATGAGAAAAGAAATATTCCTAAAAATATAATTTGTGATGTGAGGTTTGAGAAAAATCAGGAATTGTTGAAGGAATGGGCAAAATTAGAGAAACATAAGGAAATAAAATTTCATTTTCCGAAGATTCAAAGTCGTAGAGAAAAACTTTTAGAGATGGGATACTTGAATTTACGTGAGGAAGTTGAGAAATTTTATCGAAGAAAGAGAAATATTCAAGAAGGATTACGGAATTTGAGAAAAGAATTGAGATTGAAAAGTTTGCCTTATAGGATTGAGTGTTTTGATATTTCGAATATTCAAGGAAAGGATGCGGTTGCGGCAATGACTGTTGCAATTGATGGAGAAATCACGCCTAAGGAGTATAGACATTTTAAAATTACAGTAAAAGATACGCCAGATGATTTTTTGATGATGAGAGAAGCATTAACACGACGATATTCAAAATTATCAATTAAAGAATTGCCAAATTTGATTTTGATTGATGGTGGAAAAGGTCAGCTAGGTGTGGCAGTTGATGTTTTAGAAAATTTAGGAAAAATCGAGTATACAGATATTATTGGAATTGCGAAAAGAGAGGAAGAAATATTTAAAAGCTACGAAAGTGAGCCATATATTTTTGATAAAAAGGATGAAACCTTGAAAATTTTGCAAAGGTTGAGGGACGAAGCACATAGATTTGGAATAACACATCACAGAAAATTACGAAGTAAGAGAAATATTAAAAGTGCATTAGACGACATAAATGGTATAGGACCTAAACGAAAAAAAGAATTAATTAAAAAATTTGGAACTGTAAAAAGAATTAGAGAAGCTGAATTAGAGGAATTAATGGAGGTCGTTCCAGAAAATATTGCGATTGCAATAAAAGAAGAACTTTAA
- the rapZ gene encoding RNase adapter RapZ: MEAKENRTEKELVIVTGMSGAGKSEAMNCFEDRDYFCIDNFPINLFQYLDEIFLNSRKQEKIAIAIDVRNEQFIKQLNEKLKILEQKGIDYKIIYLDARTEVLLSRYELSRRKHPLNMYDTLISNIEAERKIMENFMVKADLVIDTSTLSVKELQALLEKEFFSGNKKMNVSISSFGFKYGIPLDLHLMFDLRFLPNPYYIESLKKKTGNHKDVSDYVMGMPESQDFYKMLLEMLMYLIPKYEKEGKSHLRIGIGCSGGQHRSVTFVNKLYEDLSKKVTYNVGKYHREVGAKTEI, encoded by the coding sequence ATGGAAGCAAAAGAAAATAGAACAGAAAAAGAACTTGTTATAGTTACTGGAATGAGTGGAGCTGGAAAGTCAGAAGCAATGAATTGTTTTGAAGATAGAGATTATTTTTGTATTGATAATTTTCCAATAAATTTGTTTCAATATTTAGATGAAATATTTTTGAATAGTAGAAAGCAAGAGAAAATTGCAATTGCGATAGATGTTAGAAATGAACAGTTTATTAAACAATTGAATGAGAAATTGAAAATATTGGAACAAAAGGGCATAGACTACAAAATAATTTATTTGGATGCACGAACAGAAGTTTTACTTAGCAGATATGAGCTTTCTAGAAGAAAGCATCCACTAAACATGTATGATACTTTGATTTCAAATATTGAAGCTGAAAGAAAAATAATGGAAAACTTTATGGTAAAAGCAGATTTAGTAATTGATACGAGTACGCTTTCTGTGAAGGAATTACAAGCATTATTAGAAAAAGAATTTTTTTCTGGGAATAAAAAAATGAATGTTAGTATAAGTTCATTTGGTTTCAAGTATGGAATTCCGTTGGATTTACATTTGATGTTTGATTTGAGATTTTTGCCGAATCCATATTATATTGAAAGTTTGAAAAAAAAGACTGGTAATCATAAAGATGTTAGCGATTACGTTATGGGAATGCCTGAAAGTCAAGATTTTTATAAAATGTTGTTGGAAATGTTAATGTATTTGATTCCAAAATATGAAAAAGAGGGAAAATCTCATTTAAGAATAGGAATTGGATGTTCTGGAGGACAACATAGATCGGTAACTTTTGTGAATAAATTATATGAAGATTTGTCGAAAAAAGTGACATATAATGTTGGAAAATATCATAGAGAAGTTGGAGCGAAAACAGAAATATAA
- a CDS encoding FAD-dependent oxidoreductase: protein MDFSLNLGALDEGKLQKIDENKLYDVTVIGAGPAAVSAAIYSARKGLNVAMIGVKIGGQVLDTNEIENIIGTKSTTGAKFAESLEAHLKDNEVAFKEGHVVKEIKEDGKDKVLVTDDGKSYKTKTIVLATGAKPRALNIPGEAEYVGKGVHYCSTCDGPFYKGLNVAVVGGGNSGVEAALDMSGIANHVTLIEFMPELKADKVLQDKLTERDNIDVILNTATTSVQGSEFVESINYKNRDENEEKTLKVDGMFVEVGLAPSSELLKGIAELNRAGEVVINPENNSTSVKGIFAAGDVTNIKQKQIIIAMGEGAKAALGAFNYLITEY from the coding sequence ATGGATTTTAGTTTAAATTTAGGTGCATTAGATGAAGGAAAATTACAAAAAATAGATGAAAATAAATTGTATGATGTTACAGTGATTGGAGCAGGTCCAGCAGCTGTTTCAGCGGCTATTTATTCAGCTAGAAAAGGGCTTAATGTAGCGATGATTGGAGTAAAAATTGGAGGACAAGTTTTAGATACTAATGAAATTGAAAATATTATCGGAACAAAATCGACTACTGGAGCAAAATTTGCTGAATCTTTGGAAGCTCATTTGAAAGATAATGAAGTTGCATTTAAGGAAGGGCACGTTGTAAAAGAAATTAAAGAAGATGGAAAAGATAAAGTTTTAGTAACTGATGATGGAAAAAGTTATAAAACAAAAACAATTGTTTTGGCAACTGGAGCTAAACCTAGAGCATTGAATATTCCTGGAGAAGCTGAGTATGTTGGAAAAGGAGTGCATTATTGTTCGACTTGTGATGGGCCTTTTTATAAGGGGTTAAATGTAGCAGTTGTTGGAGGAGGAAATTCTGGAGTGGAAGCAGCTTTAGATATGTCTGGAATTGCTAATCATGTAACTTTAATCGAGTTTATGCCTGAATTAAAAGCCGATAAAGTGTTGCAAGATAAATTAACTGAAAGAGATAACATTGATGTAATTTTAAATACAGCGACAACTAGCGTTCAAGGTTCGGAATTTGTAGAAAGTATTAATTATAAAAATAGAGATGAAAATGAAGAAAAAACATTGAAAGTAGATGGGATGTTTGTTGAAGTTGGGTTGGCACCAAGCAGTGAATTGTTAAAAGGAATTGCAGAACTTAATAGAGCTGGAGAAGTTGTAATAAACCCTGAAAACAATTCAACATCAGTAAAAGGAATTTTTGCAGCAGGAGATGTTACTAATATCAAACAAAAACAAATTATAATTGCAATGGGTGAAGGTGCAAAAGCAGCTTTAGGAGCATTCAATTATTTGATAACAGAATATTAA
- the pyrE gene encoding orotate phosphoribosyltransferase has translation MSNNLSLEEKVAKALFDVKAVKINVNEPFTFASGIKSPIYCDNRFVLGFAEERDAIVEGFVEAIDKDVDVIVGVATAGIPWAAFIADRMQKPLAYVRNKPKDHGAGKQIEGAEVQGKKVVVIEDLITTGKSSLIAVDVLQKEGVSDMEVKSIFTYGFASAKENYDKFNCKFSSLSNFDVLINLLANTDYLTDEEAKIALEWSKSPETWGR, from the coding sequence ATGAGTAATAATCTAAGTTTGGAAGAAAAAGTTGCAAAAGCATTATTTGATGTGAAAGCAGTAAAAATTAATGTAAATGAACCATTTACATTTGCATCAGGGATTAAAAGTCCAATTTATTGTGATAATAGATTCGTATTGGGATTTGCTGAAGAAAGAGATGCGATTGTTGAAGGATTTGTGGAAGCGATTGATAAAGATGTGGATGTAATTGTGGGAGTTGCGACTGCTGGTATTCCTTGGGCGGCGTTTATTGCGGATAGAATGCAAAAACCGTTGGCGTATGTTAGAAATAAACCAAAAGATCATGGAGCTGGAAAACAAATCGAAGGAGCAGAAGTTCAAGGGAAAAAAGTTGTTGTAATTGAAGATCTGATTACGACTGGAAAAAGTAGCTTGATAGCAGTAGATGTGTTACAAAAAGAAGGTGTTTCTGACATGGAAGTTAAATCGATTTTCACATATGGATTTGCTTCAGCAAAAGAAAATTATGATAAATTTAATTGCAAATTTAGTTCGCTTTCTAATTTTGATGTTTTAATCAATTTATTGGCGAATACTGATTATTTAACAGATGAAGAAGCAAAAATTGCTTTAGAATGGAGTAAAAGTCCAGAAACTTGGGGAAGATAA
- a CDS encoding dihydroorotase family protein: MLYLKDGEDVHGNKIELLILDDKIDKISEGFSEEEIKNIGKNEKLEIIDLKGKTVMPGVIDVHTHMREPGITAKEDFATGSRACAKAGVTTFYDMPNTIPTTTTLEALKDKKKLASEKSIVNYGFHFGGSRNNNIDEIKKVLEAKKANTVKIFMNVTTGEMLIEDEDILKNVFKNSKLVLVHAENEMIDKAVEYNKNYGNGLYVCHIPSKEELKKVLEAKKNSELNTEKHPVYAEVTPHHLFLNEEIRESTDRNKMLLRMKPELRTKKDNEFLWEALNNGEVDTIGTDHAPHLISEKLEKITFGMPGVETSLALMLNAYNEGKVKLEMIQKLMAENPAKIMKISKRGKLEEGYYADVIAVDLDKEWTVGVDDTIESKCGWTPYENWKLKGKNVLTIVNGKVVYQNNKFNDNLENGKEVEFYE; this comes from the coding sequence ATGCTCTATTTAAAAGATGGGGAAGATGTTCACGGAAATAAAATTGAATTGTTGATTTTGGATGATAAAATTGATAAAATTAGTGAAGGTTTTTCAGAAGAAGAAATTAAAAATATTGGAAAAAATGAGAAATTAGAGATTATTGATTTAAAAGGTAAAACTGTTATGCCAGGTGTGATAGATGTTCATACTCATATGAGAGAGCCTGGAATTACGGCAAAAGAGGATTTTGCGACAGGAAGTAGAGCTTGTGCAAAAGCAGGTGTTACAACATTTTATGATATGCCAAACACTATTCCGACAACTACGACATTGGAAGCGTTGAAAGATAAGAAAAAATTAGCGAGTGAAAAATCAATTGTAAATTATGGTTTTCATTTTGGTGGAAGCAGAAATAATAATATTGATGAGATAAAAAAAGTGCTTGAAGCGAAGAAAGCAAATACAGTAAAGATCTTTATGAATGTAACAACAGGGGAAATGTTGATTGAAGATGAAGATATATTGAAAAATGTATTTAAAAATTCTAAACTTGTGTTGGTTCATGCGGAAAATGAGATGATTGATAAGGCGGTGGAATATAATAAAAATTATGGAAATGGACTTTATGTTTGTCATATTCCGTCTAAAGAAGAATTGAAGAAAGTATTGGAAGCAAAGAAAAATTCTGAATTAAATACAGAAAAACATCCAGTTTATGCAGAAGTTACTCCACATCATTTGTTTTTGAATGAGGAAATTAGAGAGAGTACTGATAGAAATAAAATGCTTTTGAGAATGAAACCTGAATTGAGAACGAAAAAAGATAATGAATTTTTGTGGGAAGCGTTGAATAATGGGGAAGTTGACACGATTGGAACAGACCATGCACCGCATTTGATTAGTGAAAAACTAGAAAAAATTACTTTTGGGATGCCTGGAGTTGAAACTTCATTGGCGTTGATGTTGAATGCATATAATGAAGGGAAAGTTAAATTGGAAATGATTCAAAAATTGATGGCAGAAAATCCTGCAAAAATAATGAAAATCTCAAAAAGAGGGAAATTGGAAGAAGGATATTATGCGGATGTAATTGCTGTTGATTTGGATAAAGAATGGACAGTTGGTGTGGATGATACGATTGAGTCAAAATGTGGATGGACACCGTATGAAAATTGGAAATTAAAGGGGAAAAATGTTTTAACAATAGTAAATGGTAAAGTTGTTTATCAAAATAATAAGTTTAATGATAATTTAGAAAACGGAAAGGAAGTAGAATTTTATGAGTAA
- the pyrF gene encoding orotidine-5'-phosphate decarboxylase — MSKINEKAKEKIFVALDYNNFEDAKNLVEKLGDNISMYKVGLESYLSTDGKLVEYLHEKGKKVFLDLKFHDITNTVKMACANAIKKNVFMFNIHCSNGSKTMREVAQLVKESGSDSLLIGVTVLTNLSEEDINEMFKSSMNLEEMVINMATVAKNSNMHGIVCSPLESAKIKEKLGQDFVTVCPGVRPKFTLNADGKSNDDQNRIMTPYDAIKNNVDFLVVGRPITKAENPAEAAQKILEEISEAL; from the coding sequence ATGAGTAAAATAAATGAAAAAGCGAAAGAAAAAATATTTGTAGCATTGGATTACAATAATTTTGAAGATGCAAAAAATTTGGTGGAGAAATTAGGCGATAATATTTCAATGTATAAAGTTGGATTGGAAAGCTACTTGAGTACTGATGGAAAATTGGTTGAGTACTTGCATGAAAAAGGGAAAAAAGTGTTTTTAGACTTGAAATTTCATGATATTACGAATACAGTTAAAATGGCTTGTGCAAACGCTATTAAGAAAAATGTGTTTATGTTTAACATTCACTGCTCAAATGGAAGCAAAACAATGAGGGAAGTTGCTCAATTAGTGAAAGAAAGCGGTTCAGACAGTTTGTTAATCGGAGTAACAGTGCTTACAAATTTATCAGAAGAAGATATTAATGAAATGTTTAAAAGTAGCATGAATTTAGAAGAAATGGTAATAAATATGGCTACAGTTGCGAAAAATAGCAATATGCACGGAATTGTGTGCTCACCTTTAGAATCTGCAAAAATCAAAGAAAAATTGGGTCAAGATTTTGTAACAGTTTGTCCTGGAGTGAGACCTAAATTTACGTTAAATGCTGATGGAAAAAGTAACGATGATCAAAATAGAATTATGACACCATATGATGCAATAAAGAACAATGTAGATTTCTTGGTTGTCGGAAGACCAATTACAAAGGCTGAAAATCCAGCTGAAGCAGCTCAAAAAATATTAGAAGAAATTTCTGAAGCATTGTAA